A region of the Thermus thermamylovorans genome:
CTTCAGCGCCCTCCTAAGCCCGGGCCTCCAGGGGCACGTAGGGCGCGTCCAGCTCCCCGATGTACCTGGCGTCGGGGCGCAGGAGGCGGTTGTCCAAGGCCTGGTACTCCAGGAGGTGGCCCACCCACCCGGAGATGCGGGCCACGGCGAAGATGGGGGTGAAGAACTCCAGGCCGAAGCCCAGGTCGGAGTAGACCACCCCGGAGTAGAAGTCCACGTTGGGGTAGATGCCCCGGGGGTTCAGGACCCTCCCCGCCTCCTCCTCCACGATCTTCAGGATGCGGTACTCCCGGGAGTGGCCGTGGGCCTCGGCCACCCGCCGGGCCAGGCGCTCCAGCACCCCGGCCCGGGGGTCGAAAGCCTTGTAGACCCGGTGGCCCATGCCCATGATGCGCTCCTTCTTGGCCAGCTTCTCCTGCACCCACTCCCGGGCCCTCTCGGGGGTGCCGATCTCCTCGATCATCCGCATCACCGCCTCGTTGGCCCCTCCGTGGCGGGGGCCTTTAAGGGAGGCCACGGCGGCGGTGATGGCCGAGTAGAGGTCGGTCTCCGTGGAGAAGGCGGCGATGGCGGTGAAGGTGCTGGCGTTGAAGCCGTGCTCCGCGTGCAGGATGAGGGCGGCGTCCATGAGGCGCTCCTGCTCCTTGGAGGGCTCCACGCCGCTTGCCATGTAGAGGAAGTTGGCCGCGTGGGAGAGGTCCTCCCGCGGCGGAAGGGGCTCTTTGCCCTCCCGGAGGCGCTTGTTGGCGGCCACGATGGTGGCGAACTTGGCGATGAGGTCTAGGCCCTTCTCGTAAAGGGCCTCCTGGGAGATGTCCCCCTCCGTGGGGTCCAGCATCCCCAGCTGGGAAACGGCGGTGCGCAGAAAGCTCATGGGGTGGGCGGAGGTGGGATAGTGATGGAAGCAGTCCAGGAGGTGGTCGGGCAGAACCCGCCGCCGGGCCAGATCTTTCTGAAATGACTCCAGTTCATCTCGGTTGGGCAGTCTGCCGTGCAGCAGGAGAAAGGTGGTCTCCTCGAAGGTGCTCCGCTCCGCCAGCTCCTGGATGGGGATGCCATAGTAGTAGAGCTTGCCCGCCTCCCCGTCGATGAAGCACATGCGGCTTTCCGTGAAGAGGACGCCTTCCAAACCCCGTGCCACTTCCATCCCTGCCTCCTTTTCCGCACCTCGCGGTGCTTCCCCCCCATCATACAGGGGCCGGACCCCGGAGGGCGTCCTCCTGCAGGACGAGGGTCTTGAGGTAGAGGCTTTCCGGCACGTGCAGGCTCCAGGGATGGTCCTTGGGCTGGAAGGTGAGGGCGTGGACCCTAAGGCGCACCCCCCGGTCGGCGGCCGCCCGGCGGGCCACCTCCAGGAGGTCCTCCGCCTTCAGGTAGTAGCTGCAGGCGGAAAGCCAGAGGTACCCCTGGGGGGCGAGGAGGCGCAGGGCCTCCCGGAGGAGGTCCACCAGGTGCCGCTTCATGGGGGCGAGCTCCTCCGGGCGCTTCACCAGGGTGGGGGGGTCCAGGAGGACGTGGTGGAAGGAGCCCTCCAGGCCCCGCAGCACCGCCAAGGCCTCCCCCTGGCGGATGTCCACCCGGAGACCCTGCCTCAGGGCCACCCGGTCCAAGACGGCCAGGGCCTCGAGGTCCTTGTCCACCGCCAGGGCGTAGGCCCCCTTGCGGGCGGCCCTTAGGGCGAAGGCCCCCACGTAGCTGTAGACGTCCAAAACCCGCTCCCCCGGGCGCACCATGGACTCAAAGAGCCGGCGGTTTTCCCGCTGGTCCAGGTAGAACCCCGTTTTCTGGGCCAGGGCCAGGGGGAT
Encoded here:
- a CDS encoding citrate synthase/methylcitrate synthase, whose protein sequence is MEVARGLEGVLFTESRMCFIDGEAGKLYYYGIPIQELAERSTFEETTFLLLHGRLPNRDELESFQKDLARRRVLPDHLLDCFHHYPTSAHPMSFLRTAVSQLGMLDPTEGDISQEALYEKGLDLIAKFATIVAANKRLREGKEPLPPREDLSHAANFLYMASGVEPSKEQERLMDAALILHAEHGFNASTFTAIAAFSTETDLYSAITAAVASLKGPRHGGANEAVMRMIEEIGTPERAREWVQEKLAKKERIMGMGHRVYKAFDPRAGVLERLARRVAEAHGHSREYRILKIVEEEAGRVLNPRGIYPNVDFYSGVVYSDLGFGLEFFTPIFAVARISGWVGHLLEYQALDNRLLRPDARYIGELDAPYVPLEARA
- a CDS encoding class I SAM-dependent methyltransferase, whose amino-acid sequence is MAEAVAADGNFLAVGYFDPLSRVPFRAYRFDPGPLDRRFFRERFERALRKRAGLGPSYRLVHGEADGLPGLVVDRFGEVLVLQVRTRGMEALREVWFPALLEAVGPKGVYERSDVEARRQEGLPGRVGVVWGEVPPVLEVEEDGLRFPIPLALAQKTGFYLDQRENRRLFESMVRPGERVLDVYSYVGAFALRAARKGAYALAVDKDLEALAVLDRVALRQGLRVDIRQGEALAVLRGLEGSFHHVLLDPPTLVKRPEELAPMKRHLVDLLREALRLLAPQGYLWLSACSYYLKAEDLLEVARRAAADRGVRLRVHALTFQPKDHPWSLHVPESLYLKTLVLQEDALRGPAPV